Genomic window (Halomicrobium zhouii):
AGCGTCAGCCGTGGCTTAGGGTCCAGTAGTATCCACCAGGCGGACTGAACAGTGGGGCGCGTTTAATAGACGGTGTCCCCCTGTGTCGGGCACGACGTTCGCGTTGACGTGGGAGTGCGCTCGAATCCAGTCCGACCGTGAACGAACAGCGACGCCCCGTTCCGTCCGCCCGCGAGGTGCCGCCTCGGACCCGTCGAGCGCTCACGTGACCGACTGACTGCGAACGGAGCCAGGAGGACCACCGACGATGGAAGGCACGACACAACGGAGAGTCGAACTGTACGTCCGCTCGCTCGCGCCGTGCGGAACGAGCACCGAACAGAACGAGATCGTCGAGCGACTGCGAGATCTCGAACGCCGCGACGTCGTCGACGACGTCGACCTGACAGTGTGGGGTGACGCCGTCTGTCTCGACGGTGCCAGCGCGACCGTCGGGACGGGCAGGCACGTCGCCGACCGCGTCCGGGAGTTCCACAGCTGGTGTGGGGACGGACGGACGTCGCTCGACCCGTTCTTCACCTGGTCGACGGTCGAGTCGTCGCTCTCGGGCGACTCGTTCCGGCGCGTCGTCCTCCCCCAGCGATGTCTCGCGCTCTACGACGACGGCCAGTTACAGGAGGTGTATCCCCGGCAGGTCGACGGCGCCGTGGAGTCGCTGGCGGACGGGGTGCGGTCGCTCGAGTCGGCCACGAACGGGAACGCGGACCCGTCGCTCGCCTTCGAGGAGGTTTAGCCGGCGTTGAGGATGGTGAGGACGTTGAGCGTGACGGCGATTCCCTGTGGGAGCGCCAGGCCCGCCATCGCGGCGACGCCGTAGCGCCGTCCCAGGACGTGCCAG
Coding sequences:
- a CDS encoding HTH domain-containing protein, whose translation is MEGTTQRRVELYVRSLAPCGTSTEQNEIVERLRDLERRDVVDDVDLTVWGDAVCLDGASATVGTGRHVADRVREFHSWCGDGRTSLDPFFTWSTVESSLSGDSFRRVVLPQRCLALYDDGQLQEVYPRQVDGAVESLADGVRSLESATNGNADPSLAFEEV